Proteins encoded in a region of the Sulfurimonas marina genome:
- the uvrC gene encoding excinuclease ABC subunit UvrC encodes MDLKTTIKQLPTSPGIYQYFDKNGRLLYVGKAKNLANRVKSYWHFTPELRPNSTLSVRITKMLHQTVSLEYIVVNSEHDALILENSLIKQLHPKYNILLRDDKTYPYIYLDNSEKYPRLDITRKIINSKDITYFGPYSVGARDILNSVYNIAKLVQKKGCLRSKKLCLYYQIDKCLGPCELPISKERYQEEVDLAVSLIKNKKLLIKKLQEKMEFYAEELRFEEAAELRDTIDKISRSEINSEIDFANNDNYDIFVVEHTELRAVLVKIFMRNGKIISSSHDYINLSEGFDANEIFTQALVDFYKDEKPPIVAPILLNMEFEDKELIEEHLSEVFEKKASISIPQRGKKKDLIALALLNAKELLKKQNSKNEKILQEVQELCSLERTPNRVEIFDNSHMAGMATVGAMVVYENGKFDKKSYRTYHLEAKDEYAQMRETLTRRVESFAKNPAPDLWVLDGGSTLLKLALDILESNGVNIDVIAISKEKIDAKAHRAKGKAKDIIYTKEETFRLQESDKRLQWIQNLRDEAHRSAITFHKKTKLKLDQESKLLSLHGISAAKIQKLLNHFGTFENIKSASVEDLTTILNKKDAKNIKLLYK; translated from the coding sequence ATGGATCTTAAAACTACGATCAAGCAACTCCCAACATCTCCCGGGATCTACCAATATTTCGATAAAAATGGCAGACTTTTATATGTTGGAAAAGCAAAAAACCTTGCAAACAGGGTAAAAAGTTATTGGCACTTTACCCCAGAACTACGCCCTAACTCGACACTCTCTGTTAGAATCACCAAGATGTTGCATCAAACGGTTTCACTAGAGTATATAGTGGTAAATTCTGAGCATGATGCATTGATCTTGGAAAACTCTTTGATCAAACAGCTCCATCCAAAATACAATATTCTTCTACGCGATGATAAAACATATCCATATATATATCTCGACAACTCTGAAAAATATCCTAGACTCGATATAACAAGAAAAATAATCAACTCCAAAGATATCACCTACTTCGGTCCCTATTCCGTAGGTGCCAGAGATATTTTAAACTCAGTCTATAATATCGCTAAACTTGTACAAAAAAAGGGGTGCCTACGTTCAAAAAAGTTGTGTCTTTATTACCAGATAGACAAATGTCTGGGCCCCTGTGAACTTCCAATTTCAAAAGAGCGTTACCAAGAAGAGGTTGATCTTGCAGTTTCGCTTATAAAAAACAAAAAGCTTTTAATCAAAAAACTGCAAGAGAAAATGGAATTTTATGCAGAAGAGCTTCGTTTTGAAGAAGCGGCAGAACTTCGAGATACGATAGATAAAATCTCCCGATCGGAAATCAATTCCGAAATAGATTTTGCAAATAATGACAACTATGATATTTTCGTTGTAGAACATACTGAACTACGTGCAGTGCTTGTAAAGATCTTTATGAGAAACGGAAAAATAATCTCCTCTTCCCATGACTACATTAATCTTTCTGAAGGATTTGATGCAAATGAAATTTTCACGCAAGCTTTAGTAGACTTTTATAAAGATGAAAAACCCCCAATAGTAGCTCCTATTCTTCTCAATATGGAGTTTGAAGACAAAGAGTTGATCGAAGAACACCTTAGTGAAGTTTTTGAGAAAAAAGCCTCTATCTCAATTCCACAACGCGGGAAGAAAAAAGATCTTATTGCCCTAGCACTTTTAAATGCAAAAGAGCTACTCAAAAAACAAAACAGTAAAAACGAAAAAATTCTTCAAGAGGTACAAGAGTTGTGCAGCCTAGAGAGAACCCCCAACAGAGTGGAGATTTTTGACAACTCTCATATGGCAGGCATGGCTACAGTTGGGGCTATGGTTGTCTATGAAAACGGCAAATTTGATAAAAAATCGTACAGAACTTACCATCTCGAAGCAAAAGATGAATATGCTCAAATGAGAGAGACACTTACAAGAAGAGTTGAAAGTTTTGCTAAAAATCCGGCACCTGATCTTTGGGTGCTCGATGGTGGTTCTACACTTTTAAAGTTAGCACTCGATATTTTAGAATCTAACGGTGTAAATATTGATGTGATCGCAATATCAAAAGAGAAAATTGATGCAAAAGCACACCGTGCAAAAGGGAAAGCAAAAGATATTATCTATACAAAAGAGGAAACCTTTAGACTGCAAGAATCTGATAAAAGACTTCAATGGATTCAAAACTTAAGAGATGAAGCACACCGCTCGGCGATCACATTTCACAAGAAAACAAAACTTAAACTTGATCAAGAGAGTAAACTCTTAAGCTTACACGGGATTTCAGCCGCAAAAATCCAAAAATTGCTCAATCATTTCGGAACTTTTGAAAATATAAAAAGTGCTTCTGTAGAGGATTTAACGACAATTTTGAACAAAAAAGATGCAAAAAACATCAAATTACTTTATAAATAA